From Streptomonospora salina, the proteins below share one genomic window:
- a CDS encoding acyltransferase family protein, giving the protein MRSSHPASSVRPPGAVHTPSHIPALDGLRGLAVSGVLLFHTGNMPGGFLGVDLFFVLSGFLITGLLLSEAGAAGGISLVSFWGRRLRRLFPALALVLVVVTVAVWTLQRFGYPVTDRGMVSTTLADGLWVQLNLVNWHLLAQDASYWDALGQSRVFEHLWSIAVEEQFYVVWPFVIGAVAWAVERFRRRVGHVDVAVLTFAIAVSAGSLVLMVALLDPADPTRVYTGTDTRAFSLLLGAAAATAPARRAFQHIVRSCRGATTWAIGILTVGILTFWVLTEGTSTLGLFTGGLFAHAISCAILIGLCAAVTTVQTQNTAGSDRFLLPMRMLQAKPLTRLGEISYSLYLWHWPVIVLFSVPEHPELPHWLHSAIVIGISVAFAVASKHLVEDPIRFRMRWARGRAGLIMFLVASAALLVMWFALPTPSEPPIDTGAL; this is encoded by the coding sequence ATGCGCTCTTCACACCCGGCTTCCTCCGTCCGGCCTCCCGGAGCCGTCCACACTCCTTCGCACATTCCGGCCCTGGACGGGTTGCGCGGCCTCGCTGTGTCGGGGGTGCTGTTGTTCCATACCGGCAACATGCCCGGCGGTTTCCTCGGCGTCGACCTGTTCTTCGTGTTATCGGGGTTCCTCATCACGGGGCTGCTTCTTAGCGAAGCGGGGGCGGCCGGCGGGATCTCGCTCGTGTCATTCTGGGGGCGTCGACTCCGGCGCCTGTTTCCCGCACTGGCGCTGGTGCTGGTCGTGGTGACCGTGGCGGTCTGGACACTGCAACGGTTCGGCTACCCGGTCACCGATCGCGGCATGGTCTCCACAACACTGGCGGACGGCCTGTGGGTGCAGTTGAATCTGGTCAATTGGCATCTGCTGGCGCAGGACGCGAGCTACTGGGACGCCCTCGGTCAGTCGCGGGTCTTCGAGCACCTGTGGAGTATCGCGGTCGAGGAGCAGTTCTATGTGGTGTGGCCGTTCGTCATCGGCGCGGTCGCTTGGGCGGTGGAACGGTTCCGGCGACGTGTCGGGCATGTCGATGTCGCTGTGCTGACGTTCGCGATCGCCGTCTCAGCCGGCTCGCTCGTCCTGATGGTCGCCCTGCTCGATCCTGCCGACCCCACGCGTGTGTACACGGGCACCGACACGAGAGCGTTCTCTCTGCTTTTGGGCGCCGCAGCGGCGACGGCCCCGGCCCGACGCGCGTTCCAACACATCGTGCGGTCGTGTCGCGGTGCCACCACGTGGGCGATCGGGATCCTCACGGTGGGGATCCTCACGTTCTGGGTGCTCACGGAGGGGACCTCCACGCTGGGATTGTTCACCGGCGGCCTTTTCGCGCACGCGATCTCCTGCGCGATTCTCATCGGCTTGTGCGCCGCCGTCACCACCGTGCAGACGCAGAACACGGCGGGGTCGGATCGCTTTCTGTTGCCCATGCGGATGCTGCAGGCGAAACCGCTTACCCGGCTCGGCGAGATCTCGTACAGCCTTTATCTGTGGCATTGGCCGGTGATCGTACTCTTCTCTGTGCCGGAGCATCCGGAGTTGCCGCACTGGCTGCACTCCGCGATCGTCATCGGGATATCGGTCGCCTTCGCCGTCGCGTCGAAGCATTTGGTGGAGGATCCGATCCGGTTCCGGATGCGGTGGGCGCGAGGACGCGCCGGACTGATCATGTTCCTCGTCGCCTCCGCCGCGCTCCTCGTCATGTGGTTCGCGCTGCCGACGCCCTCAGAACCGCCGATCGACACCGGCGCACTCTGA
- a CDS encoding MerR family transcriptional regulator has protein sequence MAWSTRRLAELAGTTVKTVRHYHAIGLLEEPARAGNGYKQYGTSHLVRLLQIARLRELGMPLSGVAELEESGEAFTQTLRTLDSQLSASIAHQQELRAEIADLLRHRPDPDVPAGFADVADDLTPADRAMVMISARVYDEQGLQDMRAIVAHHREADDAFDELASDATADEIRAVAARLAPALRTIHEQYPGMRTPPLGVGSRTSLQDLVQAVTELYNPAQVEVLRQAYRLALDDPTDSARDAEGQ, from the coding sequence ATGGCCTGGAGCACGCGCCGGCTCGCTGAGCTCGCGGGCACGACTGTGAAGACCGTCCGGCACTATCACGCGATCGGACTCCTCGAGGAGCCCGCCCGGGCCGGGAACGGCTACAAGCAGTACGGCACGTCCCATCTCGTGCGCCTGCTGCAGATCGCGCGCCTGCGGGAGCTGGGGATGCCGCTGTCGGGCGTCGCAGAGCTCGAGGAATCCGGTGAGGCCTTCACGCAGACGCTCCGCACCCTCGATTCCCAGCTCTCCGCCTCCATCGCCCACCAGCAGGAGCTGCGCGCCGAGATCGCCGACCTCCTGCGCCATCGCCCCGATCCCGACGTCCCCGCCGGGTTCGCCGACGTCGCGGACGATCTCACGCCTGCCGACCGCGCGATGGTCATGATCAGCGCCCGGGTCTACGACGAGCAGGGCCTGCAGGACATGCGGGCCATCGTCGCGCACCACCGGGAGGCCGACGATGCCTTTGACGAGCTGGCGTCGGACGCCACCGCCGACGAGATCCGGGCCGTCGCCGCGCGTCTGGCTCCCGCGCTCCGCACGATCCACGAGCAGTACCCGGGTATGCGGACCCCACCGCTGGGCGTCGGCAGTCGCACCTCGTTGCAGGACCTCGTCCAGGCGGTCACCGAGCTCTACAACCCCGCCCAGGTCGAGGTGCTGCGCCAGGCGTACCGGCTCGCGCTCGACGACCCCACGGACTCCGCCCGGGACGCCGAAGGACAGTAG
- a CDS encoding CPBP family intramembrane glutamic endopeptidase — protein sequence MPSNDNGTNTRRFGAHLSLSRWKPIIVIAIPPIAMIALQIALFQVAGLIDGSGGQSGKVTPLQLLAVNLSMSLTGLLTVPLIARLANVPWRAVLSYPRKFDRRRLTVYLLWALLFTVLGNAGLATFALDHTPWVGFGVTGTTIALLVVILLTTPFTAAAEELMFRGAMMPAVASWVRPERLALGAGAVVSSFVFAASHFASDPWLFGYHVFLGLATAVMAIRSQGLEAPIAFHVANNAFTAVLNVFLADGGAFSVERGSGSGGPHLFIPVVFVLATLVVVWVREGRARTASVNG from the coding sequence ATGCCTTCCAATGACAATGGAACTAACACGCGGCGATTCGGGGCGCACCTCTCCCTGAGCCGGTGGAAGCCGATTATCGTGATCGCCATCCCCCCGATCGCGATGATCGCATTGCAGATCGCCTTGTTCCAGGTGGCCGGACTGATTGACGGAAGCGGCGGTCAGTCCGGGAAAGTTACTCCACTGCAACTGCTTGCAGTGAATCTCAGCATGAGCCTCACCGGTTTGCTCACCGTGCCGCTCATTGCGCGGTTGGCGAACGTTCCCTGGCGTGCGGTGCTGAGCTATCCGCGGAAATTCGACCGCCGTCGCCTCACTGTGTACTTGCTCTGGGCGCTTTTGTTCACCGTTCTCGGAAACGCGGGATTGGCGACCTTTGCTCTCGATCACACCCCTTGGGTGGGATTCGGTGTAACCGGAACCACGATAGCTCTGCTCGTGGTCATTTTGTTGACCACTCCGTTCACGGCGGCAGCAGAGGAGCTCATGTTCCGGGGGGCGATGATGCCGGCCGTGGCCTCGTGGGTGAGACCCGAGCGACTTGCGCTGGGGGCGGGCGCTGTGGTTTCCAGCTTCGTGTTCGCTGCTTCCCATTTCGCATCGGATCCGTGGCTGTTCGGCTACCACGTCTTCTTGGGGTTGGCCACGGCTGTGATGGCCATCCGCAGCCAAGGGCTGGAGGCGCCGATCGCGTTCCACGTGGCCAACAACGCCTTCACCGCGGTCCTGAACGTCTTCCTCGCAGACGGGGGCGCCTTCTCCGTTGAACGCGGCTCCGGATCCGGTGGGCCGCATCTGTTCATCCCCGTCGTCTTCGTGCTGGCGACGCTGGTTGTCGTCTGGGTGCGCGAGGGGCGGGCGAGGACGGCGAGCGTGAACGGATGA
- a CDS encoding IS4 family transposase produces MTNAADRASFGVLTQTFDPHLVEEVATRGGALQQRRRELPARLTLYLVLALWLWRNLSYKEVWRRLADGCAFSGGARELAVPASGAPEASSVSRARQRLGTEPLTLLFARTAGPLAESDTPGAWWRGYRLTAVDGTCLDTPDTTANRAAFGGPSEGAFPQLRLVAHCEIGTRCLIDASFDAYTTSEKALCERMAASFAPDMLTVFDSGFCGSDLYCTITATGAQVIMRAGAQFALAPVEVLADGSYTAHLSKGGPLVRVVEYTVYTDTVTAHGGHTTAGETITLVTSLIDPVLHPIADFPGLYAARWESEILYDAVKTELRGGTTVRFRSQSPDLIRQEAWALLLVYQAVSDLITRAAGYAQLDPDRISFTTALNTARRSVNRTGGRFSP; encoded by the coding sequence GTGACGAACGCGGCTGACCGCGCCTCTTTCGGGGTGCTGACCCAGACCTTCGACCCGCACCTGGTCGAGGAGGTGGCCACCCGGGGCGGCGCCCTCCAGCAACGGCGGCGCGAGCTGCCCGCACGGCTGACCCTGTACTTGGTCCTGGCGCTGTGGCTGTGGCGCAACCTCTCCTACAAAGAGGTCTGGCGCAGGCTGGCTGACGGCTGCGCGTTCAGCGGCGGGGCCCGGGAGTTGGCCGTGCCGGCCTCGGGCGCGCCCGAGGCCTCCAGCGTGAGCCGGGCCCGGCAGCGGCTGGGCACCGAACCCCTCACGCTGCTCTTCGCCCGCACCGCCGGGCCCCTGGCCGAGAGCGACACCCCGGGAGCATGGTGGCGCGGCTACCGCCTGACTGCGGTGGACGGCACCTGCCTGGACACCCCCGACACCACCGCGAACCGGGCCGCGTTCGGCGGCCCCTCTGAGGGGGCCTTCCCTCAACTGCGTCTGGTCGCCCACTGCGAGATCGGCACCCGCTGCCTCATCGACGCGTCCTTCGACGCCTACACCACCAGCGAGAAAGCCCTGTGCGAGCGCATGGCGGCCTCGTTCGCGCCCGACATGCTCACGGTCTTCGACTCGGGGTTTTGCGGCAGCGACCTGTACTGCACGATCACCGCCACCGGCGCCCAGGTCATCATGCGCGCCGGCGCCCAGTTCGCCCTGGCCCCCGTCGAGGTCCTGGCCGACGGCTCCTACACCGCGCACCTGTCCAAGGGCGGTCCGCTGGTGCGTGTGGTCGAGTACACCGTCTACACCGACACCGTCACCGCACACGGCGGCCACACCACGGCCGGGGAGACGATCACCCTGGTCACCAGCCTGATCGACCCGGTGCTCCACCCCATCGCCGACTTCCCGGGGCTGTACGCGGCCCGCTGGGAATCGGAGATCCTCTACGACGCGGTCAAGACCGAACTGCGCGGCGGAACGACGGTGCGGTTCCGCTCCCAGAGTCCCGACCTCATCCGTCAGGAGGCCTGGGCGCTGCTGCTGGTCTATCAGGCGGTCTCGGACCTGATCACCCGCGCCGCCGGGTACGCACAGCTCGATCCCGACCGCATCAGCTTCACCACCGCGCTCAACACCGCCCGCCGCTCGGTCAACCGGACCGGTGGGCGTTTTTCCCCCTGA
- a CDS encoding SGNH/GDSL hydrolase family protein: MRTDTTNTATPATVLQRLRGRVRRATGIASVAIAALPLAACGTGQTDDAASEGSTQSTQGADANLSPVLFLGDSVAAGQAVALRQGLEESGAKFIDATSTGGGNLVGPNAEEQWKAIPEALEQAAGGVVLYQITTYDWGTSDEQRATYERLAETTADLDADLLLVSMPPIEPDEFYEPHMEELATADDAARQVADDLADVDYLDASEVWGDEYARERDGVIDRSDDGIHTCPQGAARFTSWILEQLADRYDGLAPADPDSWANTGWADSELFHGC, from the coding sequence ATGCGAACAGACACGACGAATACCGCCACACCGGCCACCGTTCTCCAGAGACTCCGCGGTCGGGTCCGCCGCGCGACAGGAATCGCCTCGGTCGCTATTGCAGCCCTGCCACTGGCCGCCTGCGGAACCGGTCAAACCGACGACGCCGCTAGCGAGGGATCGACGCAATCTACGCAGGGCGCCGATGCCAACCTGTCGCCTGTACTCTTCCTCGGTGACTCCGTCGCCGCCGGCCAAGCAGTCGCCCTCCGGCAAGGGCTGGAAGAAAGCGGCGCGAAATTCATCGACGCCACCTCCACTGGAGGCGGAAACCTCGTCGGACCGAACGCCGAAGAACAATGGAAGGCTATCCCCGAAGCACTCGAACAGGCCGCAGGCGGCGTCGTGCTCTACCAGATCACCACCTACGACTGGGGCACCTCCGACGAACAGCGCGCCACCTACGAACGCCTCGCCGAGACCACCGCAGATCTCGACGCCGACCTTCTCCTCGTGTCGATGCCTCCCATCGAGCCCGACGAGTTCTACGAGCCTCACATGGAGGAGCTCGCCACCGCCGACGATGCCGCTCGACAGGTCGCAGACGACCTCGCCGACGTCGACTACCTCGATGCCTCCGAGGTGTGGGGCGACGAGTACGCGAGGGAGCGCGACGGCGTGATCGACCGCAGCGACGACGGGATCCACACCTGCCCTCAGGGGGCGGCCCGATTCACCAGCTGGATCCTCGAACAGCTCGCCGACCGCTACGACGGCCTCGCCCCGGCGGACCCCGACAGCTGGGCGAACACAGGTTGGGCCGACAGCGAACTCTTCCACGGCTGCTGA
- a CDS encoding ABC transporter ATP-binding protein — MSSTATTPVIDVERLNVEYGGFHAVKDLSFQVQRGELYALLGTNGAGKTSTLETVEGHRAASSGTVRVFGQTPRDRAAVRPRTGIMLQESGFSPDLTVKESVRLIGRLTQRTDRVERLLDIVALTSKAGTKVSQLSGGEKRRLDFATAVYGAPELVFLDEPTTGLDIQSRDALWDEVGRLREDGSTIVLTTHYLEEAQQRADRIGLMHQGVFHREGTVSELTRTLPATVRFSLPPSAPDLPLPATRESDGTFLVETTSLQKDLHVLLNWAQDRVVELGELQAGPTRLDDVFRSIGSEQNA, encoded by the coding sequence ATGAGCTCCACAGCGACCACACCAGTCATCGACGTCGAACGTCTGAACGTCGAGTACGGCGGCTTCCACGCCGTCAAAGACCTGTCCTTCCAGGTGCAGCGCGGGGAGCTCTACGCCCTGCTCGGCACGAACGGTGCGGGCAAGACCTCCACTCTGGAAACGGTCGAAGGCCACCGCGCCGCCTCCTCGGGCACCGTGCGGGTCTTCGGGCAGACCCCGCGCGATCGGGCGGCCGTCCGGCCCCGCACCGGAATCATGCTGCAGGAGAGCGGATTCTCACCGGACCTGACCGTAAAGGAGTCGGTCCGGCTGATCGGCAGGCTCACCCAGCGCACCGACCGGGTCGAGCGTCTGCTCGACATCGTCGCTCTCACGAGCAAGGCCGGGACCAAGGTGTCCCAGCTCTCCGGCGGTGAGAAGCGGCGCCTGGACTTCGCCACCGCCGTCTACGGGGCCCCGGAACTGGTCTTCTTGGACGAGCCCACCACCGGCCTGGACATCCAGTCCCGAGACGCCCTGTGGGACGAAGTGGGCCGGCTGCGCGAGGACGGCTCCACCATCGTCCTGACCACGCACTACCTGGAGGAAGCCCAGCAGCGCGCCGACCGGATCGGGCTCATGCACCAGGGGGTCTTCCACCGTGAAGGGACCGTCTCCGAACTCACGCGGACTCTGCCCGCCACGGTTCGCTTCTCCCTTCCGCCCTCCGCTCCGGACCTTCCGCTCCCGGCCACACGCGAGAGTGACGGGACGTTCCTCGTCGAGACCACCAGTCTGCAGAAGGACCTGCACGTGCTCCTGAACTGGGCACAGGACCGCGTTGTGGAACTGGGCGAACTCCAGGCCGGACCGACCCGGCTCGACGACGTCTTCCGCTCCATCGGCAGCGAGCAGAACGCGTAG
- a CDS encoding TetR/AcrR family transcriptional regulator, which translates to MTERSPLDTRERILAAAAMIIAEDGVTARLSVRAVSARAGVSIGSMRHHFPTQQQLRDRVMERIGDWLAPAEWMLDASLPAHQRLLRSLRQVLAQAGAGQQARDAMLTTISTFVAVEQTPAVRESYLSIESDGQRRIEGWLNTLADEGFLSRSEVPRHARFLGTVLKGLALQRALPAIDALSQAEEETLATAVSAVLQNSTSAE; encoded by the coding sequence ATGACTGAACGGTCACCGCTCGATACCCGAGAGCGGATCCTCGCCGCAGCTGCGATGATCATCGCCGAGGACGGCGTCACCGCACGCCTGAGCGTGCGGGCCGTCTCTGCCCGTGCCGGGGTCAGCATCGGATCGATGCGCCACCACTTCCCCACGCAACAGCAACTCAGAGACCGGGTCATGGAGCGCATCGGCGACTGGCTGGCCCCCGCGGAATGGATGCTCGACGCATCGCTGCCCGCACACCAGCGCCTCCTCCGAAGCCTCCGCCAGGTACTGGCCCAGGCCGGCGCAGGCCAGCAGGCACGTGACGCCATGCTCACGACCATCAGCACGTTCGTCGCCGTCGAACAGACACCAGCGGTACGTGAGTCCTACCTCTCAATCGAAAGCGATGGCCAGCGGCGCATCGAGGGATGGCTGAACACACTGGCGGACGAGGGATTCCTTTCGCGGTCCGAAGTGCCTCGGCATGCGCGCTTCCTCGGAACCGTTCTCAAAGGCCTCGCACTACAAAGAGCGCTTCCCGCGATTGATGCACTCTCGCAGGCCGAAGAGGAGACGCTTGCTACCGCGGTCTCCGCCGTTCTCCAGAACTCGACGAGTGCAGAATGA
- a CDS encoding ABC transporter permease, with protein sequence MFAIAQSELIQVFRNRLVLVTMLIVPAASSAFYMYLHDRIPGLDLGAVAAVLMFLVVAMGLYTTAVTTLASRRQNLFLKRLRSTAVDDTRILSGLLLPVTAITIVQVAVILTVLSVVADPPAELLLLVAAVLATVIMMLGLALATAGVTNSPEHAQVTTLPVLVGVLAVSGWVGFSGTEEFSLVKRILPGGSATELVVNAWNGGVAIADSLVLLVPILAWVVVAGVLATRVFRWEPRR encoded by the coding sequence ATGTTCGCGATCGCTCAGAGTGAGTTGATCCAGGTCTTCCGGAACCGGCTGGTTCTGGTCACCATGCTCATCGTTCCCGCCGCGTCCAGCGCGTTCTACATGTATTTGCACGACCGCATCCCGGGCCTGGACCTGGGGGCCGTCGCCGCGGTGCTGATGTTCCTCGTGGTGGCGATGGGGCTTTACACCACCGCCGTGACCACGCTCGCCTCGCGCCGCCAGAACCTCTTCCTCAAGCGTCTGCGCTCCACGGCGGTGGACGACACCCGCATCCTCTCCGGGCTGCTGCTCCCGGTCACCGCCATCACGATCGTCCAGGTCGCCGTGATCCTGACCGTGCTGTCCGTGGTCGCCGACCCGCCGGCCGAGCTGCTCCTTTTGGTGGCGGCCGTCCTCGCGACGGTGATCATGATGCTCGGCCTGGCGTTGGCCACAGCCGGGGTGACCAACTCGCCCGAACACGCCCAGGTGACCACGCTGCCCGTCCTCGTCGGCGTACTCGCCGTGTCCGGCTGGGTCGGGTTCAGCGGCACCGAGGAGTTTTCCCTGGTCAAGCGGATTCTTCCCGGCGGCTCTGCCACCGAGTTGGTCGTCAATGCCTGGAACGGCGGGGTCGCCATCGCGGACTCGCTGGTCCTTCTGGTGCCCATTCTGGCCTGGGTCGTCGTCGCCGGCGTCCTGGCCACGCGGGTCTTCCGCTGGGAGCCGCGTCGCTGA
- a CDS encoding CPBP family intramembrane glutamic endopeptidase, with protein MIDDTPGETVPGNARPKAPGWLEILAGGAAYAASFLLVAVLLPLVENVAIQGVVGLFVSGAMGLIAFAVAAVVRIRGLAAFGVRRAKPHHILVAALLGLVAYLLGTVTAIVYMTVSGDVQNVQTSYQAAADAGWWSLALVFVAGATITPLGEEAFFRGVLANAVFARYRAWIAVLVSAAIFAVAHGINPVLPVAFVVGVLTALLFRWSGSIWPGVVLHGVNNATALLVPLLVAPAGV; from the coding sequence ATGATCGACGACACACCCGGCGAAACGGTGCCCGGAAACGCCCGGCCGAAAGCGCCGGGATGGCTGGAGATACTGGCGGGAGGCGCCGCCTACGCGGCGTCGTTCCTCCTCGTGGCCGTGCTGCTGCCACTCGTTGAGAACGTCGCGATCCAGGGCGTCGTGGGGCTCTTCGTGTCGGGCGCGATGGGGCTCATCGCCTTCGCGGTCGCGGCGGTCGTCCGGATCCGCGGCCTGGCGGCCTTCGGCGTCCGCCGCGCGAAGCCCCACCATATTCTCGTCGCCGCACTGCTCGGCCTTGTCGCCTATCTCCTGGGCACGGTCACCGCGATCGTCTACATGACCGTGAGCGGTGATGTGCAGAACGTGCAGACCAGCTATCAGGCAGCCGCGGACGCTGGCTGGTGGTCGCTCGCCCTCGTGTTCGTCGCCGGTGCGACCATCACGCCGCTCGGTGAAGAAGCGTTCTTCCGCGGCGTGCTCGCCAACGCGGTTTTCGCCCGCTACCGCGCTTGGATCGCGGTACTCGTCAGCGCCGCGATCTTCGCTGTCGCGCACGGCATCAACCCCGTCCTGCCGGTGGCGTTCGTCGTGGGGGTGCTCACCGCCCTGTTGTTCCGGTGGTCGGGATCGATCTGGCCGGGCGTCGTGCTGCACGGCGTCAACAACGCGACCGCGTTGCTCGTCCCGCTCCTCGTCGCGCCTGCCGGGGTGTGA
- a CDS encoding S9 family peptidase gives MRATSVPRRFEAEDLFRDPAFSHPVISPDGAWLAYLAPAGGRKNVWVRGIDQEHEEARCVTHDSRRGILTFFWCDDPRWLLYLQDTDGNEDWHLFRVDLEHPEAAPQDLTPLEPGSRVFSAEPMPSRPGTVLATMNQRPARLDMFLIDVGSGEITLLHEQTEAGVDLLLDRDGEPAFVSRVTEDGSTEFCTIDPDSGQQRLLLRAGGAEQPVGVEVQRSTPDGTGLILSLYLEGDDLQLVRIDRETAEVSVLAAVPGRSLDIMSVLAPGVLPPTLFTDRATGEILAARFTGPRPHIEVVDPRFAEVHAALAALSDGVLDSLSSDTSGTRWVATFLHDREPEAWLYNHATGRSRRLFQPYQHLDTAHLAPMEPIRLLARDGLPLHGYLTLPVGIPARKLPLALVVHGGPWAHDSWGFSAQVQFLADRGHAVLQVNFRGSSGYGRRHTLAARGEFAGAMHTDLLDAVDWAVDRGIADPDRVGIIGGSYGGYAALVGAAFTPERFAAAVDLVGIADLSSFLRSFPPVSRPYIASGWLAYVGDPDDPAQEADMLARSPMSRVEAITTPLLIAHGANDARVRREESDRIVTSLRDRGVPVEYLLVQDEGHGFGNPENEIRLQRAIATHLAQHLA, from the coding sequence GTGCGTGCCACGTCAGTCCCCCGCCGATTCGAGGCCGAGGACCTGTTCCGCGACCCCGCCTTCTCCCACCCCGTGATCTCCCCCGACGGAGCCTGGCTCGCATATTTGGCGCCGGCAGGTGGGCGGAAGAACGTCTGGGTGCGGGGGATCGATCAGGAGCACGAGGAGGCCCGCTGCGTCACCCACGACTCCCGACGAGGGATCCTCACCTTCTTCTGGTGCGACGATCCCCGCTGGCTGCTCTACCTCCAGGACACCGACGGGAACGAGGATTGGCACCTGTTCCGGGTGGACCTCGAGCATCCCGAGGCCGCACCGCAGGACCTGACCCCTCTGGAGCCGGGGTCGCGGGTGTTCTCCGCGGAGCCGATGCCCTCTCGGCCCGGGACAGTGCTGGCCACCATGAACCAGCGGCCCGCGCGCCTGGACATGTTCCTGATCGACGTGGGCTCCGGCGAGATCACTCTTCTGCACGAGCAGACCGAGGCCGGGGTGGACCTGCTGCTGGACCGGGATGGCGAACCGGCATTCGTCTCCCGGGTCACCGAAGACGGGAGCACCGAGTTCTGCACGATCGACCCGGATTCCGGGCAGCAGCGCCTGCTGCTGCGCGCCGGCGGGGCCGAGCAGCCCGTGGGGGTCGAGGTGCAGCGCTCCACCCCCGATGGCACGGGCCTCATCCTGAGCCTCTATCTCGAGGGCGATGACCTACAGCTGGTGCGCATCGACCGGGAGACCGCGGAGGTGAGCGTGCTGGCCGCCGTCCCGGGGCGGAGCCTGGACATCATGAGCGTGCTGGCCCCCGGTGTGCTGCCACCCACCCTGTTCACCGATCGTGCGACCGGGGAGATCCTCGCCGCCCGGTTCACGGGGCCCCGTCCCCACATCGAGGTGGTCGACCCGCGCTTCGCCGAGGTGCACGCGGCGCTGGCCGCGCTCTCGGACGGCGTGCTCGACTCCCTGAGCTCGGACACCTCCGGGACGCGCTGGGTCGCCACCTTCCTCCACGACCGCGAACCGGAGGCCTGGCTGTACAACCACGCCACCGGCCGCAGCCGCCGCCTGTTCCAGCCCTACCAGCACCTGGACACCGCACATCTCGCGCCCATGGAGCCGATCCGGCTCCTCGCCCGGGACGGGCTGCCGCTGCATGGCTACCTCACCCTTCCCGTCGGCATTCCCGCCAGGAAGCTGCCGCTGGCGCTCGTGGTCCACGGCGGACCGTGGGCGCACGACAGTTGGGGCTTCAGCGCACAGGTCCAGTTCCTGGCCGACCGCGGCCACGCCGTGCTGCAGGTGAACTTCCGCGGATCCTCCGGCTACGGCAGGCGCCACACCCTCGCAGCGCGGGGCGAGTTCGCCGGCGCCATGCACACGGACCTCCTGGACGCGGTCGACTGGGCCGTCGACCGCGGCATCGCCGACCCGGACCGCGTGGGGATCATCGGCGGCTCCTACGGCGGGTACGCCGCTCTCGTCGGTGCGGCCTTCACCCCGGAGCGCTTCGCCGCAGCCGTGGATCTCGTCGGCATCGCGGACCTGTCGAGCTTCCTGCGCAGCTTCCCGCCCGTGAGCCGTCCGTACATCGCGAGCGGCTGGCTCGCCTACGTCGGCGACCCCGACGACCCCGCGCAGGAGGCGGACATGCTCGCCCGCTCCCCGATGAGCAGGGTCGAGGCGATCACGACTCCGCTGCTGATCGCCCACGGCGCGAACGACGCCCGGGTGCGGCGCGAGGAGTCGGACCGGATCGTCACCTCGCTGCGCGATCGGGGGGTCCCTGTCGAATACCTGCTAGTCCAGGACGAGGGCCACGGCTTCGGCAACCCTGAGAACGAGATCCGCCTGCAGCGCGCGATCGCCACGCATCTCGCCCAGCACCTGGCCTGA